A part of Desulfobacter sp. genomic DNA contains:
- a CDS encoding sigma-54-dependent Fis family transcriptional regulator, translating to MLIRMACALREKKLRDHLETHLENADVQLKFSRRSKVSWQELVRSCADIFLISRPLIPKPADASMAILNQLPEKPIIIVLHDRDSAEEMANLTAAGADVVLYSGTPVVSLMEAIESTLESRRQFYYADRFDPRGRFLPRLNDFKSQSRHMQVFLEETRHVVSSDAGILLLGETGVGKEHLSRAIHAESDRSSGPFVAVNMAAIPEQLMESELFGHEQGAFTGAVRSRRGAFEMAHGGTLFLDEIGEMPLLMQSKLLRVLQDLEFTPVGGETAVWVDVRIIAATNRDLEKEIEHGNFRRDLYYRLGVITLTLPPLRNRKEDIPAMANHFLRMVAQKIGREVTRISKDAMAALCGYYWPGNIRELMNVIERAALLCRSREITLADLPGTFLHTGPSTSELPDLDPATWEGKSLAEVKAAVVSLVERRYLEKALEQSGGRVGEAARIAGIHPRGLYGKMKKLGLDKSDFKQDTA from the coding sequence ATGCTTATCCGTATGGCATGTGCCCTCAGGGAAAAAAAACTCCGGGACCACCTTGAAACCCATCTGGAAAACGCCGATGTCCAGCTCAAGTTCAGCAGACGCTCAAAAGTATCCTGGCAGGAACTGGTCCGCTCCTGTGCGGATATTTTCCTGATCAGCAGACCCCTTATCCCAAAACCGGCAGATGCCAGTATGGCCATACTGAACCAGCTCCCGGAAAAACCGATTATTATCGTCCTGCACGACAGGGATTCCGCCGAGGAAATGGCCAACCTTACGGCGGCCGGCGCAGATGTGGTTCTTTACTCAGGCACCCCGGTTGTCAGCCTCATGGAGGCCATCGAAAGCACCCTGGAATCCCGGCGGCAGTTTTATTATGCAGACCGGTTCGACCCCCGGGGCCGTTTCCTGCCCCGGTTGAACGATTTCAAGTCCCAGAGCCGGCACATGCAGGTCTTTCTGGAAGAAACCCGCCATGTGGTATCCAGTGATGCGGGGATTCTGCTGCTTGGGGAAACCGGGGTGGGCAAGGAACATCTGTCTCGGGCCATTCACGCGGAAAGCGATCGTTCCTCGGGCCCCTTTGTGGCGGTGAACATGGCCGCGATCCCGGAGCAGCTCATGGAAAGCGAGCTGTTCGGACATGAACAGGGGGCGTTTACCGGGGCTGTCCGGTCCAGGCGCGGAGCCTTTGAAATGGCCCACGGGGGCACCCTTTTCCTGGATGAAATCGGGGAGATGCCCCTGCTGATGCAATCCAAACTGCTCAGGGTGCTCCAGGATCTCGAATTCACCCCGGTGGGCGGAGAAACCGCTGTCTGGGTGGATGTGAGGATCATTGCCGCCACCAACCGGGATCTTGAAAAGGAGATCGAACATGGAAATTTCCGGCGGGACCTGTATTACCGCCTGGGGGTGATCACATTGACCCTGCCCCCCCTGCGTAACCGCAAGGAGGATATTCCGGCCATGGCCAATCATTTTCTAAGGATGGTGGCCCAGAAAATAGGCAGGGAGGTGACCCGGATTTCAAAGGATGCCATGGCTGCCCTTTGCGGCTATTACTGGCCGGGAAATATCCGTGAATTGATGAATGTGATTGAACGGGCTGCCCTGCTCTGCCGGTCCCGGGAAATCACATTGGCGGATCTTCCCGGCACCTTCCTCCACACCGGACCGAGTACGTCTGAATTGCCGGACCTGGACCCCGCCACCTGGGAGGGAAAATCCCTGGCAGAAGTCAAGGCGGCTGTGGTCAGCCTGGTAGAGCGGCGCTACCTTGAAAAGGCCCTGGAACAATCCGGCGGCCGGGTCGGGGAAGCTGCCCGTATAGCCGGAATCCATCCCAGGGGACTGTACGGAAAGATGAAAAAACTGGGGCTGGACAAATCCGACTTCAAGCAGGACACGGCCTGA